The following proteins are co-located in the Mobula hypostoma chromosome 4, sMobHyp1.1, whole genome shotgun sequence genome:
- the LOC134345964 gene encoding probable G-protein coupled receptor 148 — MSLLGEEVATVQYSINVSHTAELRALRNLAQKSFLTMSQQGMNGLDILLVICLFASLLATPLVLMAIFSNSSLRRETRYLLLANTMTNDLIYSILNTFVAVLNTVRAAMPKVICELILFLLTVAYSNGILTITAMVVDTYVAIGWPLHYPLLLSRSRAIKIIACIWVISVSLSSILLIVMLWTQDDPFSLFTVCVAPLVLLSSPFGTFLLKCSFGIVFLYFLTCLVLISSFYILLYCKTKTLGIWVNNSRAKQTYLIHSMLLLLYFSPLAVLVVGIVIYGMHPAETQEAIWIIVSVNDILMLPKAVSPYVYGLRYREITNTIRSFFPLKSKTQVRPL, encoded by the coding sequence atgtctcttctgggggaagaaGTGGCTACAGTGCAGTACTCCATAAACGTGTCCCACACTGCAGAACTCCGTGCCTTACGTAACCTGGCCCAGAAATCATTTCTTACTATGTCTCAGCAGGGAATGAATGGTTTGGACATTCTTCTTGTAATCTGTCTTTTTGCCTCACTGCTGGCCactcccctggtcctgatggccATCTTTTCAAACAGCAGTCTTCGTCGGGAGACCAGGTACCTTCTGCTTGCCAACACTATGACGAAtgatttaatctattcaatattgaaCACCTTTGTTGCTGTCCTTAATACAGTGAGAGCTGCAATGCCCAAAGTAATTTGTGAATTGATCTTGTTCCTGttaactgtggcatattcaaaTGGAATTCTAACAATCACTGCTATGGTGGTGGACACTTATGTGGCCATTGGCTGGCCTCTTCACTATCCGCTACTTTTATCCCGTTCTAGAGCAATCAAGATCATTGCTTGCATATGGGTTATCTCTGTCAGCCTTTCTTCTATCTTGCTCATAGTAATGCTGTGGACACAGGACGATCCATTTTCCTTGTTCACAGTGTGTGTGGCACCCTTGGTGCTTTTGTCTTCTCCATTTGGAACATTTTTGTTAAAATGTTCATTtggcattgtatttctttattttctaacATGCTTAGTATTAATATCAAGTTTCTATATATTGTTATACTGCAAAACAAAGACATTGGGGATATGGGTGAACAACTCAAGGGCAAAACAGACCTATCTCATCCATTCAATGCTGTtacttctttatttctctccTCTGGCTGTGCTGGTAGTCGGGATAGTGATTTATGGAATGCACCCAGCTGAGACCCAGGAAGCAATCTGGATCATTGTGTCAGTAAATGATATTCTGATGTTACCAAAGGCCGTGAGCCCCTATGTTTACGGGCTGAGATATCGAGAGATTACAAACACAATCCGATCATTCTTCCCTCTGAAGTCAAAAACTCAAGTAAGGCCACTGTGA